TCCCTTAGCACGAAGATGAGTTCGGATTCGACAGCTGAGAGTTCAACCGTGAACACATACGATATTCGCGGGTTTTCGGCGAGATGTGTTTGCGGGACTAAGACAACAATCTACACGTCGGAGACTAACAAGAATCCGGGGAGACCTTTCTTCAGATGTCTTACGAGAAGAAAGGTAGcttattatattcttgattatATTGTTGTCGTTTATTCAAATTGAACATGAAGCAATATGCCTAAAATCTTATGGTTTTTGCATAGAACCACTTGTTTAAATGGGTTGAGGATGGTGTTTATGAAGAGGTTCAAGATGCCTTACCAAAGATTATACTGCTTGAAGCTGAgtttaacaaagaaaaatatgatattgAGGATTTGAAAGGCGTGGTCACTGAGTTGATGGAAGAGGTTGTAAGAACCAAAACAGAGGTGAAGAGGTGTAAGGTGATGATGACGATCTTGTTTGTGATCATGTGCGTGATCATCATTGTCCTAGTAGTTAGTTTGATGTAGAATTAAGTTAGTTCTTTGCTTGAGGCGAAGAACTAAATTGTTGGTGTTTGTTCTTGTTGTATTTACTTGATTAAGTGACCATTTTAATGTTTGGTCTTGACTATGTTTGGGGCTTAATTCAGTGACCATTATGTTGGTGTCAGTGACTATGTTGTTGTTTGAAGTAATGACCTAAGTTGGTGTTGTTGTTCATCATCAGGGTGTCTTCGTTGTCTGGGGCTTCATCAGCTTCGTCGTCACCGACAAAACCACAGTCATCCTCGCTGATTTCCCCTTCTTCTTCCATGTCGTATGTTttgctctttttcttcttaCATACATCAGCTTCGTCGGTGACGACTCCACCTTTTCTTTTCGCTACAGAACTGGCACCACCGAGGTTCCCTTGTCGAGACTTCTTGTTCTTTTCATTACccatctcttctctcttgttCGTGTTTGATTCGAGATTTTTGGTGGTGGTTCGTGAATTAGGGTTCCTAATTGagaaaacccccaaatcgattttgggagatAATAAGAAGATGTGTTTTTCTAATTGAGCAGAATATGGCTTTGTTTTGATTAACGTCGAAAATTAACTGCGTTTAGACGTTATGTTAATGTAATTAACGCGGGTTTACATTGACTCATTCAACAAAAAGTTTGAGGTTTTCATGGTTAGTTAGGAACCTGAGGATTATAATGGTCCAATTCAGAAAGCTGAGgatttgtttgatatttttccCGTAATTAATCCCATCAATCTTTTTCCCAAGTCAACTCCAGcctaattatttaagtttcgGTTTGGTCCAGTTCCGGTTGAGTTTGAGAAATTTTGGACTTACCAAATTGCTTGATCAAGTCATCTTTAGACCGATCTCGTTCGCAAGCATGCATATATCAGTAATGGCATGAGAATGAGATGGTCCCCTCCTTGTCAGAACTCTTTCCCGTTTGGTTTACGAAAACAATGCCTTTAAGAcgttattaattattttgacaaAGATGATTAGGAGGCTCCCCCATGTTCACGGCTTCATTCCCTGGCATTTATG
This genomic stretch from Brassica napus cultivar Da-Ae chromosome C9, Da-Ae, whole genome shotgun sequence harbors:
- the LOC106398761 gene encoding uncharacterized protein At1g43920, Chloroplastic-like — translated: MSSDSTAESSTVNTYDIRGFSARCVCGTKTTIYTSETNKNPGRPFFRCLTRRKNHLFKWVEDGVYEEVQDALPKIILLEAEFNKEKYDIEDLKGVVTELMEEVVRTKTEVKRCKVMMTILFVIMCVIIIVLVVSLM